The nucleotide sequence ATATCCGGGCCCACCGAAGGGCCCACCAGCAAAGAAAAAAGGCTTAGGAGAATCTCCTAAGCCTTTGATTTCTATGGCGGAGCCGAAGGGACTCGAACCCTCGGCCTCCGGCGTGACAGGCCGGCGTTATAACCAGCTTAACTACGGCTCCGCTTTTTNAGAGATCGGACAGGTTAAGCACCGTCCGTTCCGGCGTCGAGGCGTTTGCCTCAGCGCGGAAAGAGGTATGTCTCAACTACCCCTTTCTTGTCAACCAATATTTGCAAAAAATTTTCTCCGAAAGCACTTTTTTCCGCAAAGCAGGGGCGACTCACTTCTCCTGCCAAAGCAAACGGTTGCCTTTTCGAGCCAGCCAGCCGAGTCGCAACCCTTGCCAGTAAAGGCCGCACGGGCCATTCCCCTTGCCCGAGGGCAGCCCCTGACCGCTTAGCAGACGAACCAGATCATCCGTTTCGGCCTCAATGCCGTCAACAGGAAGCGACACCGGCAACGCGCCCCAGAGCGTGGCATCCGGCCGAAATTTTTTCCGGTCTCCCTTGCCGCCGATGCGCCCCAAGCGGCAACCCTGCCATTTGACCCCGTCCGGCAACAATCCATTTAATTTTGAGGGGACCCAGAACACCCGCCCATCATGCTCCACGGCTTTTCCGGGGGGAAGCTGCGAATACTCCAACGCATCGCCGCCAGAGATGCTCTCAAGGCGCAGCCCGCCCTTGGTCTTCGTTTCCGGGGGGTCGGCGATTTCGACTCTTTTACCCGGCTTGCGAAGCGCCGCGACAAAGAAGCCCTGCCCCTCGGATTCGTCGGCAACGCACAGCACTCCTTTCAACCCTTTTCGAGGCTCGGCGAACACGAAACCCTCCGGACGGGCAAACTGTTCCTGCTCAAGCCCGAGTTCCTGCATGGCATAGACAACTTGCGCCTCGTTTTCCTCGGGGTTGGTGGTGCAGGTTGAGTAGACCAAATGTCCACCCGGCGCGAGAAGATCGGCAGCCTTCGCCAAGAGCTTGCGCTGGAGATCCTTCAGAGGAGCCAGCCGTTCCGGAGTCCACTGTTCACGCACGCCGGGGTTGCGGTTCTCCGTCCCCCAACCGCTGCAGGGCGGATCAAGCTGAATATGATTCCAACGCTGCGGCTCAAGCGGCAGGTCCTGCGCAAGGGAGCGGACGGTCCCGGCGTTGATGCAGCCGGTTTTTCGAAGGTTGGCCCGCAGCGTTCCCATGCGCTCTCCCGGCTCGCAGGCGAGCACCGCACCTTCGGGGCCGACAAGCGAAGAAAGAAGCCCTGTTTTACTCCCCGGAGCAGCACACATGTCCAGCACTCGGCCTCCGCGCCCGGGCGACAGGGCAAGGGGGGGCAGCATGGACGAACGGTCCTGAATATAGATGCGCCCGAATCGCGCGGCCAGTGAGCGTCCGAGCGGGAACGGTTCTTCCAGAAGCCTTTTCGCTCCGGGAAAGAACGGCTCCGGTTCGAATTCGAACCCCTCAGCGCGCAGCAGAGCCTCGATACGAGGCCACTCTTCGGTCGTGCCCGTCAGTCGAAAAGACCTTGTGTCTTCTGCCATGAAACCTCCTTCAAAACAGCTTGACTCGCGGGTTCGGATACCCGTATCCGATCACGTTGGCAACCAAGAGCTCCTTTGCATAGCGTTCCATTACCTGTTATATAACCTCTCCCGCAGATGCGGAGGAAATCTGAATGAATCGGGTCCGTCCGGGCCCCGGAGGATACTCATGTTCAAAAAGATCGTTACGGCCGCGCTCATGGTGGTCTTCGTTCTGGGCGTCTCTACGGCAATGGCGCAGTCTCCCAAGACTTTCGTCGTGCTGCCGGTCAAATACGATGGCCCCAAAAGCTATGAATACCTGATCAAAGGCATTGAGCTTCAGCTCAAGAAAAAAGCCACCTGGCCCGGCCAGTACGTCCCGGCGGACGTCAATGCTGCGGGCGTCGAGCTGCCCAGCGGCGAAGCGCAGGCCCTGCGCATCGCGGATAGACTCGGCACAGACGCGGTCATCTGGTGCTCCATCGATCAGGAAGGCACCAAGTCCGACGTGTTCATTCAAGCCGTGGCCAAAAACGGCCACCAGTGGAAGAACCAGACCAAAATGGACATCAACGAGATTCCGGTCTGGCTGGAACGCTCCGCCGAAAGCATTCAGGGCGAGGTGTATCAGCGCCCCGGCATGGGGCAGCAGAAAGAGGCTATCGCCCAGCTTTCCCGTGACAACACCGAACGTGCAGCCCCGAAGAACCAGAGCATCATCGCCGCATCCAGCGAGGGTGTTTCTCAGCCGCAGGTCATGTCCCTGAACCCCAACTTCCGTTACGAAGGCGGCGCACAGACGCCCGGACGCTGGCGCAGTCAGACACTGCGCTTCCCCTCATACGGAATGGTTGTCGGAGACGCTGACGGCGACGGAAACAACGAGGTGTTCATCCTCAGCGAGCACAACCTGTTCGCCTACCGCTACCGTCAGGGCAAACTGGAGCCGCTCGACAAGACCGAGATTCACTCCAACAAAAACAACCCGCTGCGCCTCTCCATTATCGATCTGGACCGCGACGGAGCCTCCGAGATCATCGTTTCCGCCAGAAGCCATGAGCGTCCGCGCTCCACCATCTACTCCTTCAAGGGGTCCAAGTTCACGGTGCTCAAGGACGGCATCCGCTACTATCTGTCCACCATGAACCTGCCTCCGACCTTCCAGCCGGCGCTGGTGGCACAGAAAAACGGCAAGCGCGGACCGTTCCCCAGAAAAATCTACGAAGCCTATTTCAACGGCGATGACGTCGTGCTGACCAGCACCATTCCCCGTCCCAAGTACGGCAACGTATTCAACATGAACTACCTGCCCGACGAGGGGACCTACAAGGTGATGGTCATCGACAACATGCAGCGCATGCGTGTTTTTTCCCCGGACATGGAACAGCAGTACCAGAGTGAGGAAACCTACAACTCCTCCGTGGTCGGCATCGAAGTGTCTGACACGCTCTATGGAATGGGTGACGTTGGCGACGACAACGAGATCAAGGATCTTCTCGTGATCCCCTTCCGCATGGTGCCCGCGGCCATCTCCAATCCCAAGAAGTACGAAATGCTGGTCAACAAGGACATCACCATGGCCGGTCAGGTGTTCGACCGGTTCAACACGTACTCGCAGGGTGAAGTTCATGCCCTGTTCTGGGACGGCGTGGGACTGAACCTTGCCTGGAAGACCCGCCGCATCAAGGGCACGGTCACCGACCTCGGGCATCAGGACATCGACAACGACGGCGAGAAGGAACTGTGCGTGCTGCTGAACAAGCAGACCGGCGCACTGGACTTCAGCCAGCGCAAGTCGATGGTTCTCGCATACGAACTGAACAAATAACTCAGGGTAAACGCATTCCGGAAGGAGAGGATCATGTTCAAACGTTATCTTGCGGTATTGCTGGCGTTCGCGGCGCTGGCACTGGCCGCCTGCTCGGACCAGAAAGCCGGGGAACCGGGGGCCGAGACGGCTGAAAAACAGGCCGAGGAAGTCATAACCATCAGTTATGCCAACTTTCCGCCCGCATCCACGTTCCCCTGCATCCAGATGGAACGCTGGGCCGACGAAGTGGAAAAACGCACGGACGGCCGGGTCAAGGTGGAAACCTACCCCGGCGGCACCCTGCTCTCCGCCAAGAACATGTACCGGGGCGTGCTCGAAGGACAGGCCGATATCGGTTGCCTGAGCCTGCCCTACTATCCGGGTGTGTTTCCCGCCCTGCTTTCGGTCAACCTGCCGGTGGGCTTCACCAATGCCACCACCGCGAGCCTGACCCTCTGGGATCTCTACAGCAAGCTCCAGCCGGACGAGATGAAGAACGTCAAAGTGGTCACCACCTTCACGTCCGCTCCTTCCAACATCATGAGCAAGGAGCCCGTCCGCAGCCTTGAAGACCTTCAAGGTATGGAACTGCGCGCCAGCGGCGCCCTGCTGAAGATGCTGGAACTCATGGGCGCCAAGCCCGTGGGCATGCCCATGTCCCAGACTCCGGAAGCCCTGCAGAAGGGCGTGGTCAAGGGTCTGGTCTCCTCGCTTGAAGTTCTCAAGGACTTCAACTTTGCGGAACTTTGCCGCTATGAGACCATCACCAATCTGCCCGTCTACCCCTTTGCCGTGGTCATGAACGAAGACCGTTGGAATTCGCTTCCCGATGATGTGAAAAAGGTCATCGACGACCTCGGTCGCGAGCAGGCTGAATGGACCGGCAACTACATGGACGCCCACATCGACGAAGCCCTTGAGTGGTCCAAGAAAAACCATCAGATCGAAATATATACGCTCAGCAAAGAGGACCGCGATCGCATTGCGGAAATCGGTGAGGGTATCGTGGACGACTGGAAGGCCGAAGCCGAAAAGTCCGGCCTTGATGCCGATGCGATTCTGAGGGATCTCATGGCGTTCAAGGGCAAGTACGAAGAACGGTTCCCCGAATAACCAGCTCACAATGAACGGCGCGCTTCCGTATGGTGGCGCGCCGTTTCATCCCCCTACGAATTATGGACACTCTCGATCGCCTGAGCGAAAAGCTGAGCATCTGGCTGGCGCGGCTTGCGGGCCTGTTTCTCGTCGGCATGATGGGACTCGCCTGCGCCAACATGACCCTTCGCGCCTTTGATATGCCGCTCAAGGGTACCTTTGAACTGATGGGCTTTTTGGGCGCGGTGGGCACCGGCCTGTCGCTTGCCTATGCCCAGCGGAGCAAAGCGCACATATCCGTGGGCCTGCTCATGAAGCACTACCCCAAAAGCGTCCGTCGGGTTCTCGCCGCTCTCACCGAGGCCGCGTCCTGCGGTTTCTTCCTGCTTGCAGGACTGGAAACCGCCGACTGGGCAGGATTTCTTGTCACCACCGGCGAGCTTTCCGAGACCCTGAGGATCGCCTATCATCCCTTCGTGTTCGCAGCAGCGGCCGGTTGCATCGCAATGGCCTTCGTCCTTATGACCGACTTTCTGAACACCGTCACCGGCAGGGTGGAACACTAGCATGGAACCGGCAACTATTGGGCTTCTGGGCATCGGCATTCTGCTGGCCTCAATCTTCGCACTGCGCATCCCCGTGGGCTTCGCCATGGGCATCACGGGATACCTCGGCTTCATGGCAATCCTCGGTCCTCAGGCCGCCTCCGGTATGCTTGGTACGGAAGTCTGGAATGTCTTTTCCTCATACGGGCTGACCGTGATCCCGCTGTTCATTCTCATGGGGCAGATCTGTTTTTATTCCGGGGTGAACGAACGGCTTTACAAGGCAGCCTACGCGTGGATGGGC is from Desulfovibrio oxyclinae DSM 11498 and encodes:
- a CDS encoding RsmB/NOP family class I SAM-dependent RNA methyltransferase, translated to MAEDTRSFRLTGTTEEWPRIEALLRAEGFEFEPEPFFPGAKRLLEEPFPLGRSLAARFGRIYIQDRSSMLPPLALSPGRGGRVLDMCAAPGSKTGLLSSLVGPEGAVLACEPGERMGTLRANLRKTGCINAGTVRSLAQDLPLEPQRWNHIQLDPPCSGWGTENRNPGVREQWTPERLAPLKDLQRKLLAKAADLLAPGGHLVYSTCTTNPEENEAQVVYAMQELGLEQEQFARPEGFVFAEPRKGLKGVLCVADESEGQGFFVAALRKPGKRVEIADPPETKTKGGLRLESISGGDALEYSQLPPGKAVEHDGRVFWVPSKLNGLLPDGVKWQGCRLGRIGGKGDRKKFRPDATLWGALPVSLPVDGIEAETDDLVRLLSGQGLPSGKGNGPCGLYWQGLRLGWLARKGNRLLWQEK
- a CDS encoding FG-GAP-like repeat-containing protein encodes the protein MFKKIVTAALMVVFVLGVSTAMAQSPKTFVVLPVKYDGPKSYEYLIKGIELQLKKKATWPGQYVPADVNAAGVELPSGEAQALRIADRLGTDAVIWCSIDQEGTKSDVFIQAVAKNGHQWKNQTKMDINEIPVWLERSAESIQGEVYQRPGMGQQKEAIAQLSRDNTERAAPKNQSIIAASSEGVSQPQVMSLNPNFRYEGGAQTPGRWRSQTLRFPSYGMVVGDADGDGNNEVFILSEHNLFAYRYRQGKLEPLDKTEIHSNKNNPLRLSIIDLDRDGASEIIVSARSHERPRSTIYSFKGSKFTVLKDGIRYYLSTMNLPPTFQPALVAQKNGKRGPFPRKIYEAYFNGDDVVLTSTIPRPKYGNVFNMNYLPDEGTYKVMVIDNMQRMRVFSPDMEQQYQSEETYNSSVVGIEVSDTLYGMGDVGDDNEIKDLLVIPFRMVPAAISNPKKYEMLVNKDITMAGQVFDRFNTYSQGEVHALFWDGVGLNLAWKTRRIKGTVTDLGHQDIDNDGEKELCVLLNKQTGALDFSQRKSMVLAYELNK
- a CDS encoding TRAP transporter substrate-binding protein, with the protein product MFKRYLAVLLAFAALALAACSDQKAGEPGAETAEKQAEEVITISYANFPPASTFPCIQMERWADEVEKRTDGRVKVETYPGGTLLSAKNMYRGVLEGQADIGCLSLPYYPGVFPALLSVNLPVGFTNATTASLTLWDLYSKLQPDEMKNVKVVTTFTSAPSNIMSKEPVRSLEDLQGMELRASGALLKMLELMGAKPVGMPMSQTPEALQKGVVKGLVSSLEVLKDFNFAELCRYETITNLPVYPFAVVMNEDRWNSLPDDVKKVIDDLGREQAEWTGNYMDAHIDEALEWSKKNHQIEIYTLSKEDRDRIAEIGEGIVDDWKAEAEKSGLDADAILRDLMAFKGKYEERFPE
- a CDS encoding TRAP transporter small permease, with amino-acid sequence MDTLDRLSEKLSIWLARLAGLFLVGMMGLACANMTLRAFDMPLKGTFELMGFLGAVGTGLSLAYAQRSKAHISVGLLMKHYPKSVRRVLAALTEAASCGFFLLAGLETADWAGFLVTTGELSETLRIAYHPFVFAAAAGCIAMAFVLMTDFLNTVTGRVEH